In candidate division KSB1 bacterium, a single window of DNA contains:
- a CDS encoding MotA/TolQ/ExbB proton channel family protein: protein MNFLDLFNDGGTFMWPILVCLIFGIAVSIERGWTLSRASVNTRKFLANIKKALNEGGIQEATDVCANTRGPVASIFHAGLLRVDRGIEHVEKAIMNAGSIEMAFLEKGLVWLATVISVAPMLGFLGTVWGMVEAFRAIAAANDISPSIVADGISTALLTTMFGLVVAIFIQIVNNYFISRIDQLIVDMEESSVDLVDTLIEMERGKKTAA, encoded by the coding sequence ATGAACTTTTTGGATTTGTTCAACGACGGAGGCACTTTCATGTGGCCGATTTTGGTTTGTCTGATTTTTGGGATTGCTGTTAGTATAGAGCGAGGGTGGACTTTATCCCGTGCTTCGGTTAACACCCGTAAATTTCTCGCCAACATAAAAAAAGCATTGAACGAAGGTGGTATTCAGGAGGCAACGGATGTTTGTGCAAATACTCGCGGCCCTGTCGCCTCTATTTTTCATGCAGGTCTTTTGAGAGTAGATCGAGGCATCGAGCACGTAGAAAAAGCAATCATGAATGCCGGTTCTATTGAGATGGCATTTTTGGAAAAAGGTTTAGTGTGGCTCGCGACTGTAATTAGTGTTGCTCCTATGTTGGGTTTCCTCGGAACGGTGTGGGGTATGGTTGAAGCTTTCCGGGCAATTGCGGCAGCCAATGATATTTCCCCTTCAATTGTGGCGGACGGTATTTCCACTGCTCTTTTAACTACAATGTTTGGCCTAGTCGTCGCCATCTTCATTCAAATTGTGAACAACTATTTTATTTCACGCATAGATCAGCTGATTGTAGACATGGAAGAGAGTTCAGTAGATCTCGTTGATACTCTGATAGAGATGGAGAGAGGCAAAAAAACAGCTGCTTGA